The DNA sequence CCTCCCTTGTTAAACATAACCAGATTTATCTAAATTTTTTTTTAAATTTTTCAGAGCACGCGAAAGCAGGACCCGTACATACTCAGGCGTAATGTTAAGGATTTTTGAGATTTCTTTTGTCGAAAAATGTTTGAAATATTTCATTATTATAATTTTACGCTGCAGCACTGGTAATAATTTTAAACCATTACTTATATCGTTTCGCATCTGTTCTAAGTCAATTGATTGCTCAATTTCCGTTTTTACATCTGCATTTTGCGGAATATCTACTTCTTCTATTGGAACGTTATACTTTTTGTCTCTGTAATAATTTTTCATTCTGTTTCTAAGAGAAACATATATCCAGGTAGACATTGAACTTTTTTCAGAATCATATCTATCGAGGTCCTTAAAGCATGATGCAAATGTTTCTTGCGTCAAATCCCTAGCATCTTCTATATTACCAATATGTTTTACTACATATTTAATTATATTGTTAGAGTTTTCTTTAAAAAAAATTTCAAACGTTTCTTGTAAACTTTTACTCATCTATTTCTCTTTCAATAAGTTTAAATATAACTAATTATTCTTGGGACGTCAACCATTTTATAGACAATCTTCTAAGCTATGCTGCCAACTTCCTTGTCTCTAATAATCTGAAGTATTCTCTGGGTGAC is a window from the Candidatus Delongbacteria bacterium genome containing:
- a CDS encoding sigma-70 family RNA polymerase sigma factor, which produces MSKSLQETFEIFFKENSNNIIKYVVKHIGNIEDARDLTQETFASCFKDLDRYDSEKSSMSTWIYVSLRNRMKNYYRDKKYNVPIEEVDIPQNADVKTEIEQSIDLEQMRNDISNGLKLLPVLQRKIIIMKYFKHFSTKEISKILNITPEYVRVLLSRALKNLKKNLDKSGYV